Proteins from a genomic interval of Nostoc sp. TCL240-02:
- a CDS encoding DUF1816 domain-containing protein yields MKTLWHNLKEVLINTFDSIGLAWWVEIVTQNPRCTYYFGPFLTSSDAKFSSIGYIEDLEVEGATGIAVRVKRCKPNTLTIAEDLGERFDRKVQPAFGGQI; encoded by the coding sequence ATGAAAACCCTTTGGCATAACCTCAAGGAAGTGTTGATTAACACATTCGACTCCATCGGCTTGGCTTGGTGGGTAGAGATTGTGACGCAAAATCCCCGATGTACTTACTACTTTGGGCCATTTCTGACTTCTTCTGATGCAAAATTCTCAAGCATTGGATACATAGAAGATTTGGAAGTCGAAGGAGCTACGGGGATTGCCGTGCGTGTCAAACGTTGTAAACCTAATACCTTAACAATTGCTGAAGACTTGGGGGAAAGATTTGACCGCAAAGTACAGCCTGCCTTTGGCGGTCAGATTTAA
- the rlmB gene encoding 23S rRNA (guanosine(2251)-2'-O)-methyltransferase RlmB: protein MQNQPRKIINTPTGEPKRGKPIKIKGKRVISNPTRSPRKIDSNPISAANPTRNPRKIDSNPISAENLTRNPRKIDSNPISVENPTRNPRKIDSNPISGNSRQRNSNFSESRVSAQPTEEDNDLIYGRHPVLSALQKQRNLNRIWITTRLRYDPSFHHFLLQAKENGTVIDEVEPKRLDYLTNGANHQGVAAQTAPYGYIELPDLIEQSKSVTDPVIIVADGITDPHNLGAIIRTAEAIGAQGLVIPQRRASGITSTVMKVSAGALENFAVSRVVNLSRALEELKEAGFWIYGAAATGSEPLHTVNFKGPIVLVIGSEGEGLGMLTQRSCDFLVSIPLQGKTPSLNASVAAGMALYEVYRQRSLNTHYLDKSQKISLKK, encoded by the coding sequence ATGCAGAATCAACCCAGAAAAATCATTAACACTCCTACTGGCGAACCAAAGCGTGGGAAACCCATAAAAATTAAAGGTAAGCGTGTTATTAGTAATCCCACTCGCAGTCCCCGAAAAATAGATAGTAACCCCATTTCTGCGGCAAATCCCACTCGCAATCCCCGCAAAATAGATAGCAACCCGATTTCTGCGGAAAATCTCACTCGCAATCCCCGCAAAATAGATAGCAACCCGATTTCTGTGGAAAATCCCACTCGCAATCCCCGAAAAATAGATAGTAACCCCATTTCTGGTAATTCCCGACAACGAAATAGCAACTTCTCCGAGTCGCGTGTATCTGCACAACCCACAGAAGAAGATAACGATCTTATCTACGGTCGCCATCCAGTATTGAGTGCATTGCAAAAACAGCGTAACCTCAACCGCATCTGGATTACTACACGTCTGCGCTACGATCCCAGCTTTCACCATTTTCTCTTGCAAGCTAAGGAAAATGGCACAGTTATTGATGAGGTTGAACCCAAGCGCTTAGACTATCTCACCAATGGGGCGAATCATCAAGGTGTAGCGGCACAAACTGCTCCCTACGGCTATATTGAATTGCCCGATCTTATTGAACAATCTAAATCTGTAACCGATCCCGTTATTATAGTTGCTGACGGAATTACCGATCCCCACAACTTAGGAGCCATAATTCGCACCGCCGAAGCAATAGGCGCTCAAGGATTAGTAATTCCCCAAAGAAGGGCATCTGGAATCACTTCTACTGTGATGAAAGTGTCAGCAGGTGCGTTAGAAAACTTTGCTGTATCTAGAGTTGTCAACCTCAGCCGCGCTTTAGAAGAATTAAAAGAAGCTGGCTTTTGGATTTACGGCGCTGCTGCAACTGGAAGCGAACCTTTGCATACTGTAAACTTTAAAGGCCCAATAGTTTTGGTAATCGGCTCAGAAGGCGAAGGTCTGGGTATGTTGACGCAGCGTTCCTGTGATTTTTTGGTGTCGATTCCTCTGCAAGGTAAGACTCCCAGCCTGAATGCCTCGGTAGCAGCAGGGATGGCGCTTTATGAAGTTTATCGCCAGCGATCGCTAAATACGCATTATTTAGATAAGTCACAAAAAATTTCTTTGAAAAAATAA
- a CDS encoding Mini-ribonuclease 3: MKSQEELLDGQDETPKQSLSWNQALLATTGSFQQISLSQVQQISPTALAYLGDAIYELYVRMFYLLPLQRSGIYHSLVVEQVRAETQALHLRSLTPHLRDTELEIVRRGRNAATGRPKRLNPEIYQQATSLETLIGYLYLTDYPRLTELLQMLHVEKE, from the coding sequence GTGAAGTCACAGGAGGAACTATTAGATGGACAAGATGAAACTCCTAAGCAGAGTTTATCTTGGAATCAAGCACTCTTGGCAACCACAGGGTCATTCCAACAGATTTCCCTCTCACAAGTGCAACAAATTTCTCCTACTGCTTTAGCATATTTGGGGGATGCAATTTATGAGTTGTATGTTAGAATGTTCTATCTGCTGCCATTGCAGCGGTCAGGAATTTACCACAGTCTGGTAGTGGAGCAGGTAAGAGCAGAAACACAAGCGCTACATTTGCGATCGCTAACTCCTCATTTGAGGGACACCGAATTAGAAATTGTCCGACGGGGTAGAAATGCCGCTACAGGCCGCCCTAAGCGACTTAATCCCGAAATTTATCAACAGGCAACTAGTCTAGAAACTCTAATAGGCTACTTATATCTCACCGATTACCCGCGTCTAACCGAACTGTTGCAAATGCTTCATGTAGAAAAAGAGTGA
- a CDS encoding STAS domain-containing protein: MIAEPLNLTVSLRGTREVRDNCQLFRLTGLLDAFSEPTFRKVLGSKIEEGPKHIILDLSQIDFIDSSGLGALVQLAKQAQTAEGTLQIVTNARVTQTVKLVRLEKFLSLQKSVEEALENVK; the protein is encoded by the coding sequence ATTATTGCTGAGCCACTGAATCTAACCGTTAGCCTGAGGGGTACTCGTGAAGTCCGGGATAACTGCCAGCTATTCCGCCTCACAGGTTTGTTAGATGCCTTTTCTGAGCCTACATTTCGCAAAGTGCTTGGCAGTAAGATTGAAGAGGGCCCTAAGCACATTATTTTGGATCTCTCACAAATCGACTTTATTGATAGCTCTGGCTTGGGCGCTCTGGTGCAGCTAGCCAAGCAGGCTCAAACGGCTGAAGGCACTTTGCAAATTGTCACGAATGCCCGCGTAACTCAAACGGTCAAGCTTGTTCGTCTAGAGAAGTTTCTCTCCCTGCAAAAATCAGTTGAAGAAGCTCTAGAAAACGTCAAGTAG